In the genome of Saprospira sp. CCB-QB6, one region contains:
- a CDS encoding glycosyltransferase family 4 protein: MKILQLSKKFPYPLKDGESLAITYMAQALHELGAQVDLLSMNTSKHHFDIRELPKSFRHYGKMKLVDIDNRLHPKDALLNLFSNKSYHIERFESASYAAALKKLLQAEDYDVVQLETLYLAPYIPVIRQYSKAKVVMRSHNVEHEIWERIRDNCSFGPKKWYLQLLSKRLADYELKQLNNYDLFLAITARDLQRFQDLGLRTPAQVVPIGLDLNKYPEKPLPAAPQKIRFSFIGSLDWMPNIEGLRWLLDEVWPQFVAQNPGAEFHIAGRNTPEWLSNLTLEGVIVHGEVPSAQAFIQQYEIMLVPLKSGSGMRVKILEAMGMGRLVLSTSIGLEGIHAKDGQEVLIADDANSFLQQMNAIYQQPYKLSELAANGRTFIHQNYDKLRIAQTVLQAYERLQPQPVE; encoded by the coding sequence ATGAAGATTTTACAGCTCAGCAAAAAATTTCCTTATCCACTAAAAGATGGTGAATCTTTGGCCATTACGTATATGGCGCAGGCCCTTCATGAGCTTGGAGCGCAGGTGGATTTGTTGAGTATGAACACGAGTAAGCATCATTTTGATATTCGGGAATTGCCCAAAAGTTTTCGACATTATGGCAAAATGAAGCTGGTAGATATTGACAACCGTTTGCATCCTAAGGATGCCTTGCTCAATCTTTTTTCCAATAAGTCTTATCATATTGAGCGTTTTGAGTCGGCTAGCTATGCTGCAGCTTTAAAAAAGTTGTTGCAGGCCGAAGATTATGATGTAGTGCAATTGGAGACCCTATATTTGGCCCCTTATATTCCTGTTATTCGCCAATATTCTAAGGCCAAAGTGGTTATGCGCTCGCATAATGTGGAGCATGAAATTTGGGAACGGATTCGAGACAACTGTTCTTTTGGGCCCAAAAAATGGTATTTGCAGTTATTGAGTAAGCGCCTAGCGGATTACGAGCTCAAGCAGTTGAACAATTATGATCTCTTTTTGGCCATTACGGCTAGAGATCTGCAGCGATTTCAGGATTTGGGTTTAAGAACTCCTGCTCAGGTGGTACCTATTGGCTTAGACTTAAACAAATATCCCGAAAAACCATTGCCGGCTGCTCCACAAAAAATTCGCTTTAGCTTTATTGGCTCTTTAGATTGGATGCCTAATATCGAAGGACTTCGCTGGCTACTGGATGAAGTTTGGCCGCAGTTTGTGGCCCAAAATCCTGGGGCAGAATTTCATATTGCAGGCCGCAATACACCAGAATGGCTCAGCAATTTGACCTTAGAAGGGGTTATCGTGCATGGTGAAGTCCCTTCGGCCCAAGCATTTATTCAACAATATGAAATCATGTTGGTGCCCTTAAAATCGGGTAGCGGAATGCGAGTAAAGATTCTGGAAGCCATGGGAATGGGCCGTTTGGTCCTCAGTACCAGCATTGGTTTAGAGGGAATTCATGCCAAAGATGGCCAGGAGGTCTTAATTGCCGATGATGCCAATAGCTTTTTGCAACAGATGAACGCCATTTATCAACAACCTTATAAGTTATCGGAATTGGCGGCTAACGGGAGAACCTTTATCCACCAAAATTATGATAAGCTGCGGATCGCCCAAACGGTGCTTCAAGCCTACGAGCGTCTACAACCGCAACCGGTAGAGTAA
- the purE gene encoding 5-(carboxyamino)imidazole ribonucleotide mutase, which translates to MKKVAILMGSDSDLPVMQAAANFLDQLGLPYEISIISAHRTPQRLFEFAPKAREKGYGVIIAGAGGAAHLPGMLASLTSLPVIGVPIKSSNSIDGWDSVLSILQMPNGVPVATVALNGAKNAGILAAQILSVNDEKLAKKLELFKAEMSSQVMDKVKRLDEEQADRHQAPKFRP; encoded by the coding sequence ATGAAAAAAGTAGCCATTTTAATGGGCAGTGATTCTGATTTGCCCGTTATGCAAGCCGCCGCCAATTTTTTGGACCAATTGGGTTTGCCTTATGAAATTAGTATTATTTCGGCCCATCGCACGCCGCAGCGCTTATTTGAGTTTGCGCCCAAAGCTAGAGAAAAGGGCTATGGAGTTATCATTGCGGGAGCTGGTGGGGCGGCCCATTTGCCCGGTATGCTTGCTTCTTTGACGAGTTTGCCCGTTATTGGTGTGCCAATTAAGTCGAGTAACTCCATTGATGGTTGGGATTCTGTTTTATCTATTTTGCAGATGCCCAACGGGGTGCCCGTAGCAACAGTGGCCTTGAATGGGGCCAAAAATGCAGGTATTTTGGCGGCTCAAATCTTGAGCGTGAATGATGAAAAACTGGCAAAAAAGCTTGAGTTGTTCAAAGCTGAGATGAGTAGCCAAGTTATGGATAAGGTCAAGCGTTTGGATGAAGAGCAGGCCGATCGACATCAGGCGCCAAAATTTCGTCCTTAG
- a CDS encoding YARHG domain-containing protein encodes MYKKMIPLAFLGLFLAGCAGEAEKAATSSETPLKTEHSVDPYVDLKAPELPQQPEKPKVQHEVVGQHYSIAYASTFEDYYFFDDGRFIYTVNSEYSPSVLTGEWSAEGSKISFKEAVHYYGKPTGKMIPPCGSVCIYDDYGMRVENSSQAIDPIDIKVGQGEEIPFEVSPHGLKSSDIHAFLREVDSKRKYPEVSKRPLQPSELKDKTAEELRLMRNEVFAAYGYKFKDEALAKHFRNQEFYSRSTDVDAFLSPLEKDNVALIKKVEAIKAK; translated from the coding sequence ATGTACAAAAAGATGATTCCCCTGGCCTTTTTGGGCCTATTTTTAGCTGGCTGTGCTGGCGAGGCCGAAAAAGCGGCAACAAGCAGTGAAACTCCTTTGAAAACAGAGCATTCAGTTGATCCTTATGTGGACTTGAAGGCGCCAGAACTGCCGCAGCAACCCGAAAAACCCAAAGTACAGCACGAGGTAGTGGGCCAACATTATTCCATTGCCTATGCCTCTACCTTTGAGGATTATTACTTCTTTGATGATGGTCGCTTTATTTATACGGTAAATTCAGAGTACAGTCCCTCGGTGCTTACTGGAGAATGGAGTGCAGAAGGTAGCAAAATTAGCTTTAAAGAGGCCGTTCATTATTATGGAAAGCCGACAGGAAAAATGATTCCGCCCTGTGGTTCGGTCTGCATTTATGATGACTATGGTATGCGGGTAGAGAATTCTAGCCAAGCTATAGACCCCATAGATATTAAAGTGGGGCAGGGCGAGGAAATTCCCTTTGAGGTTTCTCCGCATGGCCTTAAAAGCTCAGATATTCATGCTTTTTTGCGAGAAGTAGATAGCAAACGGAAATATCCAGAGGTGTCTAAGCGTCCTTTGCAACCTTCAGAGCTAAAAGATAAAACAGCGGAGGAGTTGCGTTTGATGCGCAATGAGGTCTTTGCGGCCTATGGGTATAAATTTAAGGATGAGGCTTTGGCTAAGCATTTTCGGAACCAAGAATTTTATAGTCGATCTACTGATGTAGATGCCTTTTTGAGCCCTTTAGAAAAGGATAATGTTGCCTTGATTAAAAAAGTAGAGGCGATTAAGGCAAAATAA
- a CDS encoding nuclear transport factor 2 family protein translates to MNKRNSPLAILVFLFGLILLSSCSASKRASLSLKEDNMDNKALIDKFYTAFAAADYETMASCYHPEVVFEDPAFGRLEGEQAKKMWEMLLTQSKDSILIRHSELSADAEKGQAKWVADYKYGDKRRPVHNVVQAQFRFKDGLIIEHRDDFNLWRWSKQALGTTGHLLGWSGFFRKKMQQTTQGMLAKYMAKQEQ, encoded by the coding sequence ATGAATAAAAGAAATTCCCCCTTAGCTATTTTGGTATTTTTATTTGGCCTTATTTTGTTGTCGAGTTGTAGCGCTTCGAAGCGGGCCAGTTTATCCCTAAAAGAAGATAACATGGATAATAAAGCCTTGATTGACAAGTTTTATACGGCTTTTGCGGCTGCGGATTATGAGACGATGGCGAGCTGCTATCATCCTGAAGTGGTTTTTGAAGATCCTGCTTTTGGTCGTTTGGAAGGCGAGCAGGCCAAAAAAATGTGGGAAATGTTGTTGACGCAGAGCAAAGACAGCATTTTGATTCGGCATAGCGAGCTATCTGCGGATGCAGAAAAAGGGCAAGCTAAATGGGTAGCTGACTATAAATATGGCGATAAAAGGCGGCCTGTTCACAATGTCGTTCAGGCTCAATTTCGCTTTAAGGATGGGTTGATTATCGAGCATCGGGATGATTTTAACCTTTGGCGTTGGAGCAAGCAAGCGCTAGGTACGACGGGGCATTTGTTGGGTTGGTCGGGCTTTTTCCGAAAAAAAATGCAACAAACGACTCAAGGCATGTTGGCCAAGTACATGGCCAAGCAAGAGCAATAA
- a CDS encoding 5-(carboxyamino)imidazole ribonucleotide synthase yields the protein MQKKLGILGGGQLGRMLIQSATDFNIQLGILDSQAEAPASSLAKHFVQGDLLDEETVYAFGQDYDLISIEIEKVNTSALKRLEAEGKEVYPQAAIIELIQDKGKQKEFYRAQGFPTADFLLLADKETLLEQTDFLPAVQKVRRDGYDGKGVQVLRQASDLDKAFDAPSVLEKLVDIRQEIAVIVARSPSGEVQTYPAVEMIFHPEANLVEYLFSPARIEEEMAQKADQMAKDLIEKLGMVGLLAVEFFIDQAGNLLVNEIAPRPHNSGHQSIEGNICSQFEQHLRAIYDWPLGDSRIQTPSIMLNLLGEEGFHGPAKLEGLEDILRLSGVHLHLYGKEDCKPFRKMGHVTVTDHDLERLMEKARFVKNTFKIRGLDRI from the coding sequence ATGCAAAAAAAATTAGGCATTTTAGGTGGTGGACAATTGGGACGTATGCTCATTCAATCGGCCACAGATTTCAACATTCAATTGGGAATTTTGGACAGCCAAGCCGAGGCACCGGCCTCTTCTTTGGCCAAACATTTTGTTCAGGGCGATTTATTGGATGAGGAAACGGTTTATGCTTTTGGGCAAGATTATGATTTAATCTCTATTGAAATTGAGAAAGTCAATACTTCGGCCCTAAAACGCTTGGAGGCAGAAGGCAAGGAAGTCTATCCTCAGGCGGCTATAATTGAGCTAATTCAGGATAAGGGAAAACAAAAAGAATTTTATCGGGCGCAGGGCTTTCCTACGGCCGATTTTTTATTGCTAGCTGATAAAGAGACCTTATTGGAGCAAACAGATTTTTTGCCTGCGGTCCAAAAAGTGCGCAGAGATGGCTATGATGGTAAAGGCGTACAAGTTTTGCGGCAAGCAAGCGATTTGGACAAAGCTTTTGATGCGCCTTCGGTCCTAGAAAAACTCGTTGATATTCGGCAAGAGATTGCGGTAATTGTGGCGCGTTCTCCTTCTGGAGAAGTACAAACCTATCCGGCTGTAGAGATGATTTTTCATCCAGAGGCCAATTTGGTAGAATATCTATTTAGTCCCGCCAGAATTGAGGAAGAAATGGCCCAAAAAGCGGATCAGATGGCTAAAGATTTAATAGAAAAGCTCGGCATGGTGGGTTTATTGGCGGTAGAGTTTTTCATTGATCAAGCAGGAAATTTGTTGGTGAATGAGATAGCTCCTCGTCCACATAATAGTGGACACCAAAGTATAGAAGGCAATATTTGTTCACAATTTGAGCAGCATTTGCGAGCTATTTATGATTGGCCCTTAGGAGATAGCCGTATTCAGACGCCTTCTATTATGCTCAACTTATTGGGAGAAGAGGGCTTTCATGGACCAGCCAAACTAGAAGGGCTAGAAGACATTTTGCGTTTATCGGGAGTACATTTGCACTTATATGGCAAAGAAGACTGCAAGCCATTTCGGAAAATGGGCCATGTTACCGTAACCGATCATGATTTAGAGCGCTTGATGGAGAAGGCGCGTTTTGTAAAAAATACATTCAAAATTCGCGGTTTGGACCGCATCTAA
- the yaaA gene encoding peroxide stress protein YaaA, whose protein sequence is MYLLLSPAKTLDFSPTDYSHFSEADFLTQSAELIEILRDYGPEDIAHLMKISDKLSALNHQRFSDWQPPKELEPGKQALLAFRGDVYKGLQADDFGEEELAFAQKHLGILSGLYGLLRPLDLILPYRLEMKTKLPNSKGQNLYDFWGEQLTKAINERANGPIINLASKEYFSALQPKAFKQPLYQIDFKEVNAEGKARIIAVHAKKARGLMARYVIQKQLEKVEDLKGFAEENYAFDEERSSDFHWVFSR, encoded by the coding sequence ATGTATCTCTTGCTTTCTCCAGCAAAAACGCTGGACTTTTCGCCAACCGATTACAGTCATTTTAGCGAGGCTGATTTTTTAACGCAATCTGCTGAACTGATTGAGATTTTGCGAGATTATGGGCCAGAAGATATCGCTCATTTGATGAAAATTAGTGATAAACTTTCTGCCTTGAATCATCAGCGATTTTCGGATTGGCAACCGCCCAAGGAGTTGGAGCCTGGCAAACAAGCGCTTTTGGCCTTTCGGGGCGATGTTTATAAGGGCTTACAGGCCGATGACTTTGGTGAAGAGGAGTTGGCTTTTGCTCAAAAGCATTTGGGTATTTTGTCTGGACTTTATGGTTTGTTGCGTCCCTTGGACCTCATTTTGCCTTATCGTTTGGAGATGAAGACCAAATTGCCCAATTCCAAAGGGCAAAACCTTTATGATTTTTGGGGCGAGCAATTGACCAAGGCCATAAATGAGCGGGCCAATGGGCCAATTATTAACTTAGCCTCTAAAGAATATTTTTCGGCTCTGCAGCCCAAAGCGTTCAAACAACCGCTTTATCAAATTGATTTTAAGGAGGTAAATGCGGAAGGTAAGGCCCGAATTATTGCCGTACATGCCAAAAAAGCGCGAGGACTAATGGCCCGTTATGTCATTCAAAAGCAATTGGAAAAAGTAGAGGACCTCAAAGGATTTGCTGAAGAAAACTATGCCTTTGATGAAGAGCGTTCTAGCGATTTTCATTGGGTATTCAGCCGTTAA
- a CDS encoding LemA family protein: protein MAKEQQSILLEKYVEQLLALQAQKQEAPLNLSELKEIAESIGLSESDWQEAQNTVRQQTKIGQKHINIGNFPAAIQALQLAVNINPLSEQALFYLAQAHQLQFAETGKKENLLAAQEYAQRVLQNNDPQLDAASIELMNTIKDTAEKQQRGKWLRLGIVATVLVVLGLGANFYYFSSKQAILQEEQKLQKQWAQVENVYQRRLDLLPKLGQLLSQEESSSKAKLEEIQQLESQLNRKNLVQYAQQQADLSQKINELLQGLDQKAQLYRDIQIQIEGAENRISVEKRKYNEKVGEYNQFVIQFPYNLLSDGPKPYYQTAAAGKDAQLLKK, encoded by the coding sequence ATGGCCAAGGAACAACAATCTATCTTACTCGAAAAATATGTAGAGCAACTACTTGCGCTACAAGCACAAAAGCAAGAAGCTCCGCTCAACCTCTCCGAACTCAAAGAAATTGCGGAAAGCATTGGACTTTCTGAATCGGATTGGCAAGAGGCCCAGAATACGGTTCGTCAACAGACCAAAATTGGGCAAAAACATATTAACATTGGTAATTTTCCGGCGGCTATTCAGGCCCTACAATTAGCTGTAAATATCAATCCTTTATCGGAGCAGGCCCTTTTTTATTTGGCCCAAGCTCATCAATTACAATTTGCGGAAACGGGCAAAAAGGAAAACCTTTTGGCGGCCCAAGAATATGCGCAGCGGGTCCTCCAAAATAATGACCCTCAACTTGATGCGGCTAGCATCGAGCTGATGAACACCATAAAAGATACCGCAGAAAAACAGCAAAGGGGAAAATGGTTGCGTTTAGGCATTGTTGCTACGGTGCTTGTCGTTTTGGGCTTGGGCGCCAACTTCTATTATTTTAGTAGCAAACAGGCTATTCTTCAGGAAGAGCAAAAGCTGCAAAAACAATGGGCCCAGGTAGAAAATGTCTATCAACGGCGTTTAGATTTACTGCCCAAATTGGGGCAGCTCCTTTCTCAGGAAGAAAGTAGCAGCAAAGCTAAATTGGAAGAAATCCAGCAGCTAGAAAGTCAACTCAACCGAAAGAATTTGGTCCAATATGCCCAACAGCAAGCAGACTTGAGCCAAAAGATCAATGAGTTGCTTCAGGGATTAGATCAAAAGGCGCAACTTTATCGCGACATCCAAATTCAAATAGAGGGAGCCGAAAATCGAATTTCAGTAGAAAAGCGTAAATACAACGAAAAGGTGGGCGAATACAATCAATTTGTCATTCAGTTTCCCTACAACCTCCTGAGCGATGGCCCAAAACCCTACTACCAAACAGCTGCAGCGGGCAAAGATGCTCAACTGTTAAAAAAATAA